One Brumimicrobium sp. DNA window includes the following coding sequences:
- a CDS encoding S9 family peptidase, with product MKQNRLFILLFILMTAYSFGQKTAFSPSDLWKLDRIGGGSVSPDNSTLLYSVTKYDVGENKGSSSYFTYNLKNGKNETLSGEVSKLKGIQWTKDRIAGIQVVDKEKKIISTTLDNDKPLVIISLPAEQLIDFKISPEGKYLVTIEKVKTRKTTTDIYPNYPKSDVRIIDDLMYRHWDTWQDEFSEQLFVYTLENGVAKTPGINLLDGTEYDVFGGMSNVIFLNENSIVYACKKKIGKEAAQSTDTDLYIYDIASKSTENWTEHYMGYDQQPIFHEKTQQLAWLSMANDGFESDKSEIIIRDITTQTDVNLTHNIDLTISDFVWNEKGDKIYFLAVKEATFQYFEIDVKTKDFRQITEGVHDYTSIQLVGTKLIGMRQSMLTPNEFYEADIKTGVEKQLTHINDEFLAKFDTPKVTQRWVTTSDGEKMLVWVILPPNFDENRKYPTLLYCQGGPQSAVSQFFSFRWNFRLMASQGYVVVAPNRRGLPGFGSKWNNSISKDWGGQPMRDYLAAIDDVSKEKYVDKERRGAVGASYGGYSIYFLAGNHEGRFKTFIAHDGLFNMTSWYGTTEELFFANWDLGGPYWEKENEKSYTEFNPTTYVNNWDTPILIIQGGNDFRVPIGQGLEAFQVAQLKGIKSKLLYFPKENHWVMQPQNAMIWQTEFYKWLLETLN from the coding sequence ATGAAACAAAATAGACTATTCATTTTACTTTTTATATTGATGACAGCATACAGTTTTGGACAAAAAACAGCATTTTCGCCAAGTGATTTATGGAAATTAGATCGTATTGGTGGAGGAAGTGTATCTCCAGACAATTCCACTTTATTGTACTCAGTTACTAAATACGATGTGGGAGAAAACAAAGGGTCTAGCTCTTATTTCACGTATAATTTAAAGAATGGAAAAAATGAAACTCTAAGTGGTGAAGTATCCAAACTAAAAGGAATTCAATGGACGAAAGACAGAATAGCTGGAATTCAAGTAGTAGATAAAGAAAAGAAAATCATTTCTACTACTCTAGATAATGACAAGCCTCTTGTCATTATCTCCTTACCTGCCGAACAATTAATTGATTTTAAAATAAGCCCTGAAGGAAAATACTTAGTTACCATAGAAAAAGTAAAAACTAGAAAAACAACTACAGATATCTATCCAAACTACCCCAAATCTGATGTGCGAATAATTGATGATTTAATGTATAGACATTGGGATACATGGCAGGATGAATTTAGTGAACAACTTTTCGTATATACACTCGAAAACGGTGTTGCAAAAACCCCAGGGATAAATCTATTAGATGGAACTGAGTATGATGTATTTGGTGGAATGAGTAATGTTATTTTCTTAAACGAAAATAGCATTGTATATGCTTGTAAAAAGAAAATAGGTAAAGAAGCTGCTCAAAGTACTGATACTGATTTATATATATATGATATAGCTTCAAAATCAACTGAAAATTGGACGGAGCACTACATGGGATATGATCAGCAGCCCATCTTCCATGAAAAGACACAACAATTAGCTTGGTTGAGTATGGCAAATGATGGTTTTGAATCTGATAAAAGTGAAATTATTATTCGTGATATTACCACTCAAACTGATGTGAATCTAACACATAACATAGATTTAACGATTAGCGATTTTGTTTGGAATGAAAAAGGAGATAAAATTTATTTCTTAGCTGTAAAAGAAGCTACTTTTCAATATTTTGAAATTGATGTGAAAACCAAAGATTTTCGTCAAATTACAGAAGGAGTACATGATTATACAAGTATCCAACTAGTAGGAACCAAGTTAATCGGTATGAGACAATCTATGCTAACCCCCAATGAATTTTATGAGGCAGATATCAAAACAGGTGTTGAAAAGCAACTTACTCATATAAATGATGAATTCTTGGCAAAATTTGATACCCCTAAAGTTACACAACGCTGGGTAACGACAAGCGATGGGGAGAAGATGCTGGTATGGGTGATTCTTCCTCCAAATTTTGATGAAAACAGGAAATATCCAACTTTACTTTATTGTCAAGGAGGCCCACAAAGTGCTGTAAGTCAATTCTTTTCATTTAGATGGAATTTCAGATTAATGGCTTCTCAAGGATATGTAGTTGTTGCACCAAATCGAAGAGGTTTACCTGGATTTGGAAGTAAATGGAATAACTCTATTTCAAAAGATTGGGGCGGTCAACCTATGCGTGACTATTTAGCAGCAATTGACGATGTAAGCAAAGAGAAATATGTCGACAAAGAAAGAAGAGGAGCTGTCGGAGCTTCTTATGGTGGGTATTCTATTTACTTCTTAGCAGGTAACCACGAAGGCCGATTCAAAACATTTATTGCTCACGATGGATTATTTAACATGACTTCTTGGTATGGAACAACAGAGGAATTATTCTTTGCTAATTGGGACTTAGGTGGTCCATATTGGGAAAAAGAAAATGAAAAATCATATACAGAATTTAACCCAACAACATACGTAAACAATTGGGATACTCCTATTCTTATTATTCAAGGTGGAAACGATTTTAGAGTACCTATTGGTCAAGGACTAGAAGCATTTCAAGTGGCTCAATTAAAAGGTATAA
- a CDS encoding MFS transporter, with protein MDNSNPKTIYPILMALFMAHFINDLLQIVLQTGFPQFKEDYHLSYLQIGMITLVFQLSSSIFQPLVGNYTDKHPMPFSFMIGMSFTFFGIILLAYSYNYHMILLSAGLIGIGSSIFHPEASKLAFYVAGGKRGLAQSIFQIGGNAGTALGPLLFILFVIPNGQEYIVFFSGLAIVGIFILYRIGKWYKKFLQENKRIVKNAMKIVTNLSKKQINISLFILLVLVFSKFFYVASIQSYLHLYLMDKFDFSESKAQSYLFAYLFSVAIGVILGGPLGDKFGRKYIIWFSILGVAPFTFMLPYADPFWTLVLLIIIGVILSSAFPSIIVYAQELLPGRTGMISGFFYGFAFGMGGIGAAVLGKLADLEGIQQVFIWCSFLPLLGLLTVYLPNLKKS; from the coding sequence ATGGATAATTCAAATCCAAAAACAATATATCCTATCTTGATGGCCTTGTTTATGGCTCATTTCATCAATGATTTGTTACAAATTGTTTTGCAGACAGGTTTTCCTCAATTTAAAGAGGATTATCATTTATCCTATCTACAAATAGGGATGATTACTCTTGTTTTTCAGCTCTCTTCATCTATTTTTCAGCCCTTGGTGGGAAATTATACGGATAAACACCCCATGCCATTTTCGTTTATGATTGGTATGAGTTTTACTTTCTTCGGTATCATTCTATTAGCTTATTCCTACAATTATCACATGATTTTATTGTCTGCAGGATTAATCGGAATTGGCTCATCTATTTTTCATCCAGAAGCTTCCAAATTAGCATTCTATGTAGCAGGTGGAAAAAGGGGTTTAGCCCAATCTATTTTCCAGATAGGAGGAAATGCAGGAACAGCACTTGGCCCTTTGTTGTTTATCTTATTTGTTATACCTAATGGGCAAGAGTATATTGTCTTTTTTAGTGGATTAGCTATTGTAGGAATTTTTATTTTGTATCGGATAGGTAAATGGTATAAGAAATTTCTACAAGAGAATAAGCGAATAGTTAAAAATGCAATGAAAATTGTCACAAATCTTTCCAAGAAACAGATTAATATTTCGTTGTTTATTTTACTTGTCTTGGTCTTCTCAAAATTCTTTTATGTAGCTTCCATTCAAAGTTATCTTCATTTATATCTTATGGATAAATTTGATTTTTCTGAAAGTAAGGCTCAAAGTTATCTATTTGCTTATTTGTTTTCAGTGGCTATTGGCGTTATTTTGGGAGGGCCTCTTGGTGATAAATTTGGCAGAAAATATATCATTTGGTTTTCCATCTTGGGAGTAGCTCCATTTACCTTCATGCTCCCTTATGCTGATCCTTTTTGGACGCTAGTTTTATTGATTATTATAGGGGTGATACTTTCCTCTGCATTTCCTTCCATCATTGTATATGCACAAGAGCTTTTACCAGGTCGAACGGGAATGATTTCTGGCTTCTTTTATGGCTTTGCCTTCGGAATGGGAGGGATTGGAGCTGCTGTATTAGGGAAATTAGCAGATTTAGAGGGTATCCAGCAAGTATTTATTTGGTGCTCATTCTTGCCATTACTAGGGTTGTTGACCGTTTATTTGCCCAATTTAAAGAAATCCTGA
- a CDS encoding sigma-70 family RNA polymerase sigma factor, whose protein sequence is MTKDQATLTDSEIIERVLKGEKSLYEVIIRKYNPYLYKIGRSYNYNHEDTEDLMQDTYIDAYKSLNQFENRSNFKTWVTRIMLNNCYRKREKSSFKNEFSEENLRENVTPMYANTSNDTLKMVHNSELAALLEEALSKVPENYRMVFTLREMNGYSVEETAKLLDITEANVKVRLNRAKTMLQEFITQSHEVTELYEFNAVLCNPFTARVMDKINKLD, encoded by the coding sequence ATGACTAAAGATCAAGCGACTTTAACAGATTCAGAAATTATAGAAAGAGTTCTGAAAGGTGAAAAGTCACTTTATGAGGTGATTATTAGAAAATACAATCCTTATTTATACAAAATAGGGAGATCGTATAATTATAATCATGAGGATACAGAAGACTTAATGCAAGACACCTATATTGATGCTTATAAGAGCCTAAATCAATTTGAAAATAGATCTAATTTTAAAACTTGGGTTACTCGTATTATGTTGAACAACTGTTATAGAAAACGCGAGAAATCTAGCTTTAAGAATGAGTTTTCAGAAGAAAATTTAAGAGAGAATGTTACACCTATGTATGCAAATACAAGCAATGATACGTTAAAAATGGTTCATAATTCAGAATTAGCAGCGCTTCTCGAAGAAGCTTTAAGTAAAGTGCCTGAGAATTACCGCATGGTTTTCACACTTCGAGAAATGAACGGATATAGTGTGGAAGAAACAGCCAAACTTTTGGATATTACTGAAGCAAATGTGAAAGTAAGATTAAATAGGGCAAAAACTATGTTACAAGAATTCATCACACAATCTCATGAAGTAACTGAATTATATGAATTTAATGCAGTTTTGTGTAATCCATTTACAGCAAGAGTGATGGATAAAATTAATAAGCTGGATTAA
- a CDS encoding nucleoside deaminase → MITPYNNEYFMKKALEEAKIAFEKDEVPVGAIIVANNQIIARGHNLTEQLKDVTAHAEMMCITSAANFLGGKYLKKCTLYVTLEPCVMCAGALNWSQIDKIVFGAYDEKRGASRYEGVFHPATEVEGGVLEKECSDLLLKFFQSKR, encoded by the coding sequence ATGATTACCCCATACAACAACGAATACTTTATGAAGAAGGCTTTGGAAGAAGCTAAAATTGCCTTTGAGAAAGATGAAGTACCTGTGGGTGCAATTATTGTGGCAAATAATCAAATTATAGCGCGAGGGCATAACCTAACAGAACAATTAAAGGATGTTACCGCACATGCTGAGATGATGTGTATTACCTCGGCTGCTAATTTCTTAGGAGGAAAATATCTAAAGAAGTGTACTTTATATGTAACTTTAGAGCCTTGTGTGATGTGTGCAGGCGCTCTAAACTGGTCACAAATTGATAAGATTGTCTTTGGAGCTTATGATGAAAAAAGAGGTGCCTCACGTTATGAAGGAGTTTTTCATCCAGCTACAGAGGTAGAAGGAGGAGTGTTGGAGAAAGAATGTAGTGATTTACTATTGAAATTCTTTCAATCTAAGCGATAA
- the galE gene encoding UDP-glucose 4-epimerase GalE: MESKGEYILVTGGAGYIGSHTVISLLENGYTPIIIDDFRNSNRDVIARLQEITGQNIIYYDLACQEKIKLREVFTKYKVQGVIHFAAYKAVGESVEKPLMYFENNLGSLITLLELIQEFQITNLVFSSSCTVYGNPTQIPVVENSPLSFNSPYGYTKKVSEEIITQFIESFPTTKATFLRYFNPIGAHDSGIIGEEPGGKPNNLLPFITQTAIGIREKLTVFGDDYNTEDGTCVRDYIHVCDLAEAHVAALKKAYSITENPIVYNIGTGKGSSVMEMISVFEKVSHLKLPYTIGPRRSGDVPIIFANTDKANKNLEWKASRSIEQAIDSAWKFEKYIRTKRNNS, translated from the coding sequence ATGGAATCTAAAGGTGAGTATATTTTAGTAACAGGCGGAGCTGGTTATATAGGTTCCCACACTGTGATTTCTTTATTAGAAAATGGATATACACCTATCATTATAGATGATTTTCGCAATTCCAATCGGGATGTTATTGCACGACTGCAAGAAATAACAGGTCAAAATATAATTTATTATGATCTAGCTTGCCAAGAAAAAATCAAGTTACGAGAAGTTTTTACAAAATATAAGGTACAAGGTGTTATTCATTTTGCGGCCTATAAAGCTGTAGGAGAGTCGGTTGAGAAGCCACTTATGTATTTTGAGAATAACTTAGGGAGTCTTATTACTCTATTAGAGCTTATTCAAGAATTCCAGATTACTAATTTAGTTTTTTCATCTAGTTGCACGGTATATGGAAATCCAACTCAAATCCCAGTTGTAGAAAATAGTCCACTTTCTTTCAATTCACCGTATGGATATACGAAGAAGGTGAGTGAGGAAATTATCACTCAATTTATTGAAAGTTTCCCAACAACCAAAGCTACTTTTTTACGCTATTTTAACCCTATTGGAGCTCATGATAGTGGAATTATAGGAGAAGAACCAGGTGGCAAACCCAATAATCTTTTACCTTTTATTACGCAAACAGCTATTGGTATAAGAGAAAAGTTAACAGTTTTTGGAGATGATTATAATACGGAGGATGGAACTTGTGTTAGGGATTACATTCATGTATGCGATTTAGCAGAGGCACATGTGGCTGCGTTGAAAAAAGCATACTCAATTACGGAAAATCCGATTGTATATAATATTGGAACAGGAAAGGGGAGCAGTGTAATGGAAATGATCTCTGTTTTTGAAAAAGTCAGTCACTTGAAACTTCCTTATACGATTGGCCCGAGGAGAAGTGGTGATGTTCCTATTATCTTTGCGAATACTGATAAGGCAAATAAAAATTTAGAATGGAAAGCAAGCCGAAGCATTGAGCAAGCAATTGATTCCGCATGGAAATTTGAAAAATACATTAGAACAAAGAGAAATAATTCATGA